The Coffea arabica cultivar ET-39 chromosome 3c, Coffea Arabica ET-39 HiFi, whole genome shotgun sequence genome contains a region encoding:
- the LOC140037976 gene encoding uncharacterized protein, with amino-acid sequence MSLMLEFVLASCPVSLLYSWIAIVNKERKGEERTKKLHGLPHSRQTFAVGLISNGQSNNCPEKFAVNQDLAAFWAPFLLPHLGAPDNITAISLEDNELWIRHLLGLIIQFSAVAYVFSQSLRNMLDQTMQLMEEYSSKEAAQVPVEIEIVKEHDRGTQTSANPEEENLSPEDISDIDIVQNGYELFTTFRGLIVDHMFSFHERSKSRKLFFQRSAFDAFRVMEVELNFIYDTLYTKMAVVHSKKGYCLRLICSILIVLSFERFASHHKPDINHFDVATTYILLSGAVLLDFVAFTKLIFSDWTIVKLKNLTVKTTVYAVREKLSCSKRWSNTLWQCNLINFCVNQRWRWLDIAAETVGIKDVLDEMYYKEDIVIPEDLKDFIFIELKVKATKAKTTNVAKEIYSARGDLALLDYTNHYPYPIISSSVGDEVEYDESLLLWHIATELCYCTSPDDGNSNRNYCKLISDYMLYLLVMRPNLMSAVSGIGQIQFRDTSQNGLTGRESSSANRKRNACEKLLNVNALVKAIEVKGDRSKSILFDACRLAKDLKKLNDKKRWEIMSKVWVELLSYAASHCRANAHAQQLSKGGELITFVWILMAHFGLGEQFRIEAGHARAKLIVGK; translated from the exons ATGTCTTTGATGCTGGAATTTGTCCTTGCTTCCTGTCCAGTTTCTCTTCTTTACAGCTGGATTGCTATTGTGAATAAAGAGAGGAAAGGAGAGGAAAGAACCAAAAAGTTGCATGGCCTTCCCCATTCCAGACAGA CTTTTGCTGTTGGACTCATCTCCAACGGTCAAAGTAATAATTGTCCTGAGAAATTTGCAGTAAATCAAGACCTTGCAGCATTTTGGGCTCCATTTCTATTGCCACATCTTGGTGCCCCTGATAATATTACCGCCATCTCGCTTGAAGACAATGAGCTGTGGATTAGGCATCTGCTTGGGCTTATCATTCAGTTTTCTGCTGTTGCTTATGTTTTTTCACAATCCCTGCGTAAC ATGCTGGACCAAACTATGCAGCTTATGGAGGAGTACTCATCTAAGGAAGCTGCTCAAGTTCCAGTTGAGATAGAGATAGTGAAGGAACATGACAGAGGCACTCAGACTTCTGCAAATCCAGAAGAAGAGAATTTGAGTCCTGAAGACATCAGTGATATAGATATTGTGCAAAATGGGTATGAATTGTTTACCACTTTTAGGGGCCTGATTGTTGACCATATGTTTAGCTTTCATGAGCGCAGTAAGAGCAGAAAATTGTTCTTCCAAAGGTCTGCATTTGATGCTTTCAGAGTAATGGAGGTGGAGCTCAATTTCATATATGATACTCTCTACACTAAGATGGCTGTGGTACACAGTAAAAAAGGTTATTGTCTTCGATTGATCTGCTCTATACTTATAGTGCTTTCTTTTGAGAGATTTGCATCACATCATAAACCCGATATTAACCATTTTGATGTTGCTACTACCTACATTTTGCTTTCGGGTGCTGTTCTCTTGGATTTTGTAGCCTTTACTAAGCTCATTTTCTCAGACTGGACCATAGTCAAGCTTAAGAATCTCACAGTCAAAACAACTGTATATGCAGTCCGTGAAAAGCTGTCATGTTCCAAAAGGTGGTCTAATACCCTTTGGCAATGTAACTTGATAAACTTTTGTGTGAATCAGCGTTGGAGATGGTTAGATATTGCAGCTGAAACCGTTGGAATCAAGGATGTTCTTGATGAAATGTACTACAAGGAGGACATTGTCATTCCAGAGGACTTAAAGGATTTCATCTTTATTGAGCTCAAGGTTAAAGCTACCAAAGCAAAAACCACAAATGTTGCTAAAGAGATATACTCAGCAAGAGGTGATTTGGCACTGTTGGATTACACCAATCACTACCCATATCCCATCATTTCATCAAGTGTAGGTGACGAAGTTGAATACGATGAGAGCCTGTTGCTGTGGCATATTGCCACTGAGCTATGCTATTGCACGAGTCCTGATGATGGCAATTCCAATCGCAATTATTGTAAGCTTATATCTGATTATATGTTGTATCTTTTGGTTATGAGGCCTAATTTGATGTCTGCAGTTTCTGGCATTGGACAAATTCAATTTCGGGACACAT CCCAGAATGGATTAACTGGAAGAGAATCAAGTTCAGCAAATCGAAAAAGAAATGCATGCGAAAAGCTACTTAATGTAAATGCTCTTGTTAAAGCCATTGAGGTGAAGGGAGATAGAAGCAAATCAATATTGTTCGATGCCTGTAGGCTTGCAAAGGATTTGAAAAAGTTGAATGATAAGAAAAGGTGGGAGATAATGAGTAAAGTGTGGGTGGAACTGTTGTCCTATGCTGCCAGTCACTGCCGAGCAAATGCTCATGCTCAGCAGCTCAGTAAAGGTGGTGAGCTCATTACTTTTGTCTGGATACTGATGGCTCATTTTGGATTGGGAGAGCAATTCCGAATTGAGGCGGGACATGCAAGAGCAAAACTGATTGTTGGAAAATAG
- the LOC140037977 gene encoding uncharacterized protein, whose protein sequence is MCMQQPSKWKKWLPTAEWWYNTNYHTSLLMTPFQALYGYKPSQLTLSPTNTLAAAVEDWTRERVDWNTLLKENLLQAQNRMKQLADRGRTDRHFEVGDWVYLKLQPYRQTSVALRKNLKLSAKYYGPYQVEQKVGSVAYKLMLPDGCSVHPVFHVSLLKKSINGSQIHLTPPPRNCRRRVQGSSQGHSGPESYIQEGARG, encoded by the coding sequence ATGTGCATGCAACAGCCAAGCAAGTGGAAGAAGTGGCTACCTACTGCAGAGTGGTGGTATAACACCAACTACCATACCAGTCTGCTAATGACCCCTTTCCAGGCCCTCTATGGGTACAAACCTTCACAACTCACTCTGTCACCTACGAACACACTAGCTGCTGCAGTGGAGGATTGGACCAGAGAAAGAGTGGATTGGAATACTTTACTTAAGGAAAATTTGTTGCAGGCACAAAATAGGATGAAACAGCTAGCTGACAGGGGAAGGACTGATAGGCATTTCGAGGTTGGGGACTGGGTGTACCTGAAGCTACAGCCCTATAGACAAACTTCCGTCGCTTTGAGGAAAAATCTGAAGCTATCTGCCAAGTATTATGGACCCTATCAGGTCGAGCAGAAGGTTGGATCTGTGGCTTATAAACTTATGTTACCAGATGGATGTTCAGTGCACCCTGTGTTCCATGTTTCTCTCCTTAAGAAGTCTATCAATGGAAGTCAAATCCACCTTACACCCCCCCCACGCAACTGCAGAAGGAGAGTTCAGGGTAGTTCCCAAGGCCATTCTGGACCGGAGAGTTATATACAGGAAGGGGCAAGAGGTTGA